The following are encoded in a window of Acidobacteriota bacterium genomic DNA:
- a CDS encoding DUF2306 domain-containing protein, with amino-acid sequence MKTKFNAKYLIFSVVAIMLVYVLFHNERFVVQPDHPVWQHYEPFKWWLLPHAIAGAFVILLAPFQFSDRLRRRFTGTHRILGRFYVLGAFVLAPLGAYIQYVEERQGFPRSFTILAVIDAVMLFGTTLIALVFAIKRKIAQHRQWMIRSYAVALVFVEVRFILGVTGWETLGVEIVQAVIWSCLAMSLLFADVINHWLEIRTALSTPVKLPVPAKQEVVSGAVEPA; translated from the coding sequence ATGAAAACGAAATTTAACGCTAAGTACCTGATCTTTTCCGTAGTTGCCATCATGCTGGTTTACGTTCTGTTTCATAATGAACGTTTTGTGGTTCAACCGGATCATCCCGTTTGGCAACATTACGAACCCTTCAAATGGTGGTTGCTGCCGCACGCGATTGCGGGCGCATTTGTCATTCTGCTTGCGCCGTTTCAATTTTCCGACCGCTTGCGCCGCCGTTTTACCGGCACGCATCGTATCTTGGGGCGGTTTTATGTTCTTGGCGCATTCGTGCTTGCGCCGCTCGGCGCGTATATCCAATACGTCGAAGAGCGCCAGGGCTTCCCCCGTTCGTTTACCATTCTGGCTGTGATTGACGCCGTGATGTTGTTCGGCACAACGCTGATCGCTTTGGTGTTCGCCATCAAACGGAAAATTGCTCAACATCGTCAATGGATGATTCGCAGTTATGCGGTTGCGTTGGTCTTTGTTGAAGTGCGATTCATTCTGGGCGTCACTGGATGGGAAACCTTGGGCGTCGAAATCGTGCAGGCTGTGATTTGGTCATGTCTGGCGATGTCCCTGCTGTTTGCTGATGTCATCAATCATTGGTTGGAAATCCGCACCGCGCTTTCAACCCCAGTCAAACTGCCTGTTCCGGCGAAACAAGAAGTGGTCAGCGGAGCAGTCGAACCCGCCTAA
- a CDS encoding SMP-30/gluconolactonase/LRE family protein — translation MASATLAFAALAFTACASAEKPATTSESKQSVSASPSASPTPAVPDTKIVRLDPAFDKLVPADAKVEKLAEGYAWTEGPVWNKKDGYLLFSNIPGNEIIKWQQGTGASQFLHPSGYSGKDPFTGKEPGTNGLTYDAQGKLVMCQHGDRRIARLEADGKIIAVAAIFNGKRFNSPNDLVYDSKGNLYFTDPIYGLPKGADDPGREMDYCGVYRVDKNGKITLLTKEITRPNGIALSPDEKKLYVASSDPDKAIWMVYDLKSDGTIANGKVFFDATAWAKEGKPGLPDGMKIDKGGNLFATAPGGLHVFSPDGKHLGYFDTGVPTANCAFGDDGSTLYITANTALLRVKLTTKGEGY, via the coding sequence ATGGCATCGGCAACGTTGGCATTCGCGGCGTTGGCGTTCACTGCCTGCGCCTCGGCGGAAAAACCCGCGACCACCTCTGAATCGAAACAATCGGTTTCGGCTTCCCCTTCCGCAAGTCCCACTCCGGCGGTTCCTGACACCAAGATCGTCCGGCTTGATCCGGCATTCGACAAATTGGTTCCGGCGGACGCCAAAGTCGAAAAATTGGCCGAAGGATATGCTTGGACAGAAGGCCCGGTTTGGAACAAAAAAGACGGCTATTTGCTGTTTTCCAATATCCCCGGCAACGAAATCATCAAATGGCAGCAAGGCACGGGCGCGAGCCAGTTTCTGCATCCGTCAGGGTACAGCGGTAAAGACCCCTTCACCGGTAAAGAACCGGGCACGAACGGATTGACCTATGACGCGCAAGGCAAATTGGTCATGTGCCAACACGGTGACCGGCGCATTGCCCGGCTGGAAGCCGACGGCAAAATCATTGCGGTAGCCGCCATTTTCAACGGCAAACGATTCAACAGTCCGAACGACCTGGTGTACGATTCCAAAGGCAATCTGTATTTCACCGATCCGATTTACGGATTGCCGAAAGGCGCAGACGATCCGGGGCGCGAAATGGATTATTGCGGCGTGTACCGCGTGGACAAAAACGGCAAAATCACGTTGCTGACCAAAGAGATCACGCGTCCCAACGGCATCGCGCTGTCACCGGATGAAAAGAAGCTGTACGTCGCTTCGTCCGATCCCGACAAAGCCATTTGGATGGTGTATGACCTGAAATCGGATGGAACGATTGCCAACGGCAAGGTTTTCTTTGATGCGACGGCTTGGGCAAAAGAAGGAAAACCTGGCCTGCCCGACGGAATGAAGATAGACAAAGGCGGCAATCTGTTCGCCACAGCGCCCGGCGGATTGCACGTGTTTTCGCCAGATGGAAAACACTTGGGATACTTTGACACCGGAGTTCCAACAGCGAATTGCGCGTTTGGCGATGATGGTTCGACGTTGTACATCACGGCCAACACCGCCCTATTGCGCGTCAAGCTGACTACCAAAGGCGAAGGCTATTAA
- a CDS encoding DUF4932 domain-containing protein, with product MNNVLSRHRLILAACAALLAICFPQQLFAEQSSPVAVTVDPRIELMTVVQLLSRYQVLTKVDSDYRRDVEKHFAPFKEHRAIKLFAEMSKTRFAYDAVPKAMLAYSNPPELKPRVESAFDTVRRAGGKQKLEEFIAALRDFAQASKFNEFFAAHAETYERALSFLRPDADRALRELRTYTGLKLENCFLIAGMLVHNGGFQATLGGKENPEIYAIIGALGSKNEIPVFSVDGSVRYLVHHEFSHSYINPLVEKFDDELQKHAALYEPIKEAMQRQAYNNWPTAVHEHIVRAITIRLAYARSQEAGDWLLKAEEERGFKYVRALSEKLKEYEATRNRYPTITDFFPELIKVLN from the coding sequence ATGAACAACGTCCTCTCTCGTCATCGGTTGATTCTGGCCGCTTGTGCGGCGCTGCTGGCTATCTGTTTTCCGCAACAGCTTTTTGCTGAACAATCATCGCCTGTTGCAGTAACCGTTGATCCGCGCATCGAGCTAATGACCGTCGTGCAATTGCTCAGCAGGTATCAGGTGTTGACGAAGGTGGATTCCGATTATCGGCGGGACGTGGAAAAACATTTCGCGCCGTTCAAGGAACATCGCGCAATCAAGCTGTTCGCCGAAATGAGTAAAACCAGGTTCGCCTATGACGCCGTCCCCAAAGCCATGCTGGCCTATTCCAATCCACCGGAATTGAAACCGCGCGTCGAATCTGCGTTTGATACCGTTCGACGAGCAGGCGGCAAACAGAAACTGGAAGAGTTCATTGCCGCGCTCCGCGATTTCGCCCAAGCCAGCAAGTTCAACGAATTCTTTGCCGCTCACGCCGAAACTTATGAACGTGCGCTTTCTTTCTTACGACCGGATGCCGACCGCGCGCTGCGGGAACTCAGAACTTACACCGGACTGAAACTTGAAAATTGCTTCTTGATTGCCGGGATGTTGGTTCACAACGGAGGTTTTCAGGCGACTTTAGGCGGCAAGGAAAATCCGGAAATCTACGCCATCATCGGCGCGCTCGGATCGAAAAATGAAATTCCGGTGTTCAGTGTTGATGGCTCGGTACGGTATCTGGTTCATCACGAATTCAGCCATTCCTACATCAACCCGCTGGTGGAAAAATTCGACGACGAATTGCAAAAACACGCCGCGCTTTACGAACCGATCAAAGAAGCCATGCAGCGACAGGCGTATAACAATTGGCCGACGGCGGTCCACGAACACATTGTCCGCGCTATCACCATTCGACTCGCTTATGCGCGTAGCCAGGAAGCTGGCGACTGGTTGTTGAAAGCCGAAGAAGAACGCGGCTTCAAATACGTTCGCGCGCTGTCCGAAAAGCTGAAAGAGTATGAGGCCACGCGAAACCGTTACCCCACCATTACAGATTTTTTCCCGGAACTGATCAAAGTTTTGAATTGA
- a CDS encoding tetratricopeptide repeat protein encodes MSKGADKRIYRLAETELDPFSGRVKRSGGEIYLRPKTLQVLLYLIEQRPRLISKEELLEQIWQGAAVTDDALVQSIVEIRKALGENSQQPRFIKTFPKAGYRFIGEVEAHNDTLSVEQVTSVEIEYEEEWENERAEESAHTFSGPTQIVRASDRPITTPLRSRVSPKLLAAFVLILALPFGTYLYRRGSTVPPLIELTLPRVPGKHPVAVMYFENRTGDRELDWMREGLADMLIANLSRFQRLTLLSRQQLAALLNRTGHQNAEPIGLEEALEIARRAQADMMILGGFARIGEKVRIDVILHDAHTGQLQAAESLIADTPAQILTQIDLLSLKLATHLNATLVESDAQRGLAAVMTNNLDAYRYYSLALEQAQMFQFHESISLFEKAIALDPQFALAHARIGYVYAVRMGEGEKAMPHLEKALALSDRLSEKDRLFITAWEATATHDSGRAIEIYKDLLARYPMETEAYQRLGWVLQTQNRNEEALQVIQRGLLADPDWKDLHNVLGTVSMRLGRNEEARGAFQRYIQLAPNDPNAWDSLGLLEQWVGQYAEAEAAYQHALALNPESGVAIIHLGHLRFQQGRYRAAIEQYRRFIQIARDDGGRARGFDCLGWLYLRQGDLARASAAIKQELKYNPASVWNSLPLAFERRDPAAIAKLSEAAFAPATFALYKERGMLRLWEYQRGFVALRLGHAQEALQHFRAALQHRALEWNVDSFEGCLADAYLSLGQMDEAIAEYERILRINPNYPLAQFRLAKAYQGKGDQQRALSAYRNFLQIWKDADADIPEVQEAKALLAATP; translated from the coding sequence ATGAGTAAAGGGGCGGACAAGCGAATCTATCGGCTGGCCGAGACCGAGCTTGACCCGTTCAGCGGACGGGTGAAACGGAGCGGCGGCGAGATTTACCTGCGCCCTAAAACACTCCAAGTTCTGCTGTATCTGATCGAACAACGCCCGCGCCTGATTTCCAAAGAGGAACTACTGGAACAAATCTGGCAGGGCGCGGCGGTCACAGATGATGCGTTGGTCCAAAGCATCGTCGAGATTCGCAAAGCGCTTGGCGAAAACTCACAACAACCCCGCTTTATTAAAACCTTTCCCAAGGCTGGCTACCGTTTTATCGGCGAGGTCGAAGCGCACAATGATACGTTGTCAGTTGAGCAAGTTACTTCGGTTGAAATTGAGTACGAGGAAGAATGGGAAAACGAACGCGCAGAAGAATCGGCCCACACGTTCTCGGGACCTACGCAAATTGTCCGAGCGTCCGATCGTCCAATTACCACTCCTCTTCGCTCGCGCGTTTCCCCAAAGTTGCTGGCTGCGTTTGTTCTGATCCTCGCGCTGCCGTTTGGCACATATCTCTACCGCCGTGGAAGCACGGTTCCTCCGTTGATTGAACTTACCCTGCCGCGCGTGCCGGGCAAACATCCTGTGGCGGTGATGTATTTTGAAAACCGCACTGGTGACCGGGAACTGGATTGGATGCGCGAAGGCCTGGCGGACATGCTCATCGCCAACCTGTCGCGTTTCCAGCGGCTCACCCTGCTCAGCCGCCAGCAATTGGCGGCGCTGCTCAACCGCACAGGGCATCAAAACGCAGAACCAATCGGACTCGAAGAAGCCTTGGAAATCGCGCGACGTGCGCAAGCCGACATGATGATCCTCGGCGGGTTTGCGCGGATTGGCGAAAAAGTGCGGATTGATGTCATTTTGCACGATGCGCACACAGGACAATTGCAAGCGGCAGAATCGTTGATTGCGGATACGCCCGCGCAAATCCTGACGCAAATTGACCTGCTTTCACTCAAGCTGGCGACGCATTTGAATGCGACTCTGGTCGAATCGGACGCGCAACGCGGACTGGCGGCGGTGATGACCAATAATCTGGATGCGTACCGGTATTACTCGCTGGCGCTTGAACAAGCCCAGATGTTTCAGTTTCACGAATCCATTTCGCTGTTCGAAAAAGCGATCGCGCTCGACCCGCAATTTGCACTGGCGCACGCGCGCATTGGGTACGTTTATGCCGTACGGATGGGAGAAGGCGAAAAAGCGATGCCGCATTTGGAAAAGGCGCTCGCGCTTTCCGATCGGCTGAGCGAAAAGGACAGGCTGTTCATCACGGCGTGGGAAGCCACTGCCACGCACGATTCGGGGCGCGCCATCGAAATTTATAAAGATTTGCTGGCGCGCTATCCGATGGAAACCGAAGCCTACCAGCGACTCGGCTGGGTCTTACAAACACAGAACCGCAACGAAGAAGCGCTGCAGGTAATTCAGCGTGGGTTATTAGCCGACCCCGACTGGAAAGACCTGCACAATGTGCTTGGCACGGTTTCCATGCGACTGGGGCGAAATGAGGAAGCGCGCGGCGCTTTTCAACGTTACATCCAACTTGCCCCAAATGATCCAAATGCCTGGGATAGTTTGGGCCTGCTTGAACAATGGGTTGGACAATACGCGGAGGCGGAAGCGGCTTACCAACATGCGCTTGCGCTGAATCCCGAATCGGGCGTGGCGATCATTCATTTGGGACATTTACGGTTTCAGCAGGGGCGGTACCGCGCGGCCATCGAACAGTATCGCCGCTTCATTCAAATCGCGCGCGATGATGGCGGTCGCGCACGCGGATTTGACTGCCTGGGCTGGCTGTATTTGCGGCAGGGCGATCTGGCGCGAGCCTCCGCCGCCATCAAACAGGAACTGAAATACAACCCGGCGTCCGTCTGGAATTCGCTTCCGCTGGCGTTTGAGCGGCGCGATCCGGCGGCAATCGCAAAACTCAGTGAAGCGGCCTTTGCACCTGCGACTTTTGCACTATACAAGGAACGCGGGATGCTGCGGTTGTGGGAATACCAACGCGGGTTTGTGGCATTGCGGCTTGGGCATGCGCAAGAGGCGCTACAACATTTCCGCGCTGCATTGCAGCATCGCGCACTGGAATGGAATGTTGATTCATTCGAAGGGTGTCTGGCCGATGCCTATCTTTCACTTGGGCAGATGGATGAAGCAATTGCCGAATACGAACGCATTCTGCGCATCAATCCCAACTATCCGCTGGCGCAATTTCGCCTGGCAAAGGCTTACCAAGGCAAAGGCGACCAACAGCGCGCGCTTTCGGCTTACCGCAATTTCCTGCAAATCTGGAAGGATGCCGACGCCGATATCCCTGAAGTCCAGGAAGCGAAAGCACTGTTGGCCGCCACCCCTTGA
- a CDS encoding glucose 1-dehydrogenase, translating to MRLNNKIALVTGSSQGIGRAIAVRFAQEGADVIINYNRGAKGAEEALAEIEAAGSRGLIVQADLGKVEDIRRLVDTAVEHFGRLDVLVNNAGLETHAPFWDVTEEDYDKVLNVNLKGVFFASQAFVQHLRQNERRGKIVNISSVHEELPFPNFTAYCASKGGVKMMTRNLAVELGSLGINVNNIAPGAIETPINTKLLNDPAKLGALLSQVPLGRLGQTADVASVATFLASDDADYVTGSTYYVDGGLTWHYEEQ from the coding sequence ATGAGACTGAATAACAAAATCGCGCTCGTTACCGGCAGCAGCCAGGGCATTGGCCGCGCCATCGCCGTCCGGTTTGCGCAGGAAGGCGCAGACGTCATCATCAATTACAACCGTGGCGCGAAAGGCGCGGAAGAAGCGTTGGCCGAAATTGAAGCCGCCGGCAGTCGCGGACTAATCGTCCAGGCGGATTTGGGCAAAGTTGAAGACATTCGACGATTGGTGGATACGGCGGTCGAGCATTTCGGGCGGCTGGATGTGCTGGTCAATAACGCGGGCTTGGAAACTCACGCGCCGTTTTGGGATGTGACCGAAGAAGATTACGACAAAGTTTTGAACGTCAACCTGAAAGGCGTCTTCTTTGCTTCGCAGGCGTTCGTCCAACATCTGCGCCAAAATGAACGCCGAGGCAAAATCGTCAATATCAGTTCGGTTCACGAAGAGCTTCCCTTTCCGAACTTCACTGCGTATTGCGCCAGCAAAGGCGGCGTCAAAATGATGACGCGCAACCTGGCAGTGGAACTTGGCAGCTTGGGCATCAATGTCAACAACATCGCTCCCGGAGCGATCGAAACGCCGATCAACACCAAACTACTGAATGATCCGGCAAAGCTTGGCGCATTGCTCAGCCAGGTGCCGCTGGGACGGTTGGGACAAACCGCCGATGTCGCCAGCGTAGCAACGTTCCTGGCTTCGGATGACGCTGATTACGTGACGGGTTCAACGTATTACGTTGACGGTGGACTGACCTGGCATTACGAGGAGCAATGA